In Flavivirga abyssicola, the following are encoded in one genomic region:
- a CDS encoding oligosaccharide flippase family protein, with translation MSALKSLFKQTFIYGLATVLPRMLSFLLVRLHTDESVLESVADYGDVSLIYSYFVLFNVILAYGMETAFFRFYNKEKEKSKVVGTSSISLIITSFGFFVLALMFKNQIASFIDIKEEYIHLVIWILLLDALVIIPFAWLRVNLKPLKYAIIKILNVAINLGLNLFLLLWLKDLASESSVFAAIYKPNFEVNYIFIANLVASAVTLLIMFPFYFKIKFTFSKVLWKKMMRYAFPILIAGVAFSINETFDRILLNSLLPEDVAKTEIGMYSACYKLALFMTLFATAYRLGIEPFFFSHAKTENPQKNYARILEYFVIFGSAILLTVVVFADLLKVIFIGNEAYWKAMWIVPVILLANFCLGIYHNLSVWYKITDKTKFGAYISIFGALLTLFLNFWLIPIISYKGSAIATLIAYSIMMLLSYYFGRKYYPIPYNLKKIGLYLILSIGLSGLSFYQFRSNYIMGISMLIVFLGIVYISERNQIKQLLKR, from the coding sequence TTGAGCGCACTTAAATCATTATTTAAACAAACATTTATTTACGGTTTAGCAACAGTGCTCCCTAGAATGTTGAGTTTTTTATTAGTAAGATTACATACCGACGAAAGTGTTTTAGAATCGGTTGCAGATTATGGAGATGTTTCTTTAATATATTCTTATTTTGTTTTATTTAATGTCATTTTAGCTTATGGCATGGAAACCGCTTTTTTTAGGTTTTATAATAAAGAAAAAGAGAAATCTAAGGTTGTAGGTACGTCTTCTATATCTTTAATTATAACCTCTTTTGGCTTTTTTGTTCTTGCTTTGATGTTTAAAAATCAAATTGCGAGTTTTATTGATATTAAAGAAGAATATATTCATCTAGTTATTTGGATTTTGCTTCTAGACGCCTTGGTAATTATTCCTTTTGCATGGTTGAGAGTTAACCTGAAACCTCTAAAATATGCTATTATTAAAATATTAAATGTAGCGATTAACCTTGGGTTAAACCTGTTTTTACTCTTATGGTTAAAAGATTTAGCTTCAGAATCATCTGTTTTTGCAGCCATTTATAAGCCTAATTTTGAGGTTAATTATATATTTATTGCAAATCTAGTTGCGAGTGCAGTAACACTGCTCATCATGTTTCCTTTTTATTTTAAAATAAAATTCACATTTAGTAAAGTCCTTTGGAAAAAGATGATGCGTTACGCGTTTCCAATTCTTATTGCAGGCGTTGCTTTTTCTATAAATGAAACTTTTGATAGAATTTTATTAAACAGCTTATTACCAGAAGATGTTGCCAAAACCGAAATAGGAATGTATTCCGCGTGCTATAAATTGGCACTGTTCATGACTTTATTTGCTACAGCATATCGCTTAGGAATAGAACCATTCTTTTTTAGTCACGCAAAAACAGAAAATCCTCAAAAAAACTATGCAAGAATTCTAGAATATTTTGTCATTTTTGGCTCGGCTATTTTGCTTACGGTTGTTGTTTTTGCAGACTTATTAAAAGTAATTTTCATTGGAAATGAAGCTTATTGGAAAGCCATGTGGATTGTTCCAGTTATTTTATTAGCTAATTTTTGCTTAGGGATTTATCATAATCTTTCCGTTTGGTATAAAATAACAGATAAAACTAAATTTGGAGCTTATATATCAATCTTTGGAGCGCTTTTAACCTTATTCCTAAACTTTTGGTTAATTCCAATTATTAGCTACAAAGGTTCGGCAATTGCCACATTAATAGCTTATTCAATAATGATGTTGTTATCTTATTATTTTGGAAGAAAGTATTATCCTATTCCTTATAATCTCAAAAAAATTGGACTTTATTTAATTCTTTCTATTGGTTTATCAGGGCTGTCATTCTATCAATTTAGATCTAATTATATAATGGGAATATCAATGTTAATTGTATTTTTGGGCATTGTTTATATTTCCGAAAGAAATCAAATAAAACAATTATTAAAACGATAA
- a CDS encoding sigma-70 family RNA polymerase sigma factor gives MDSRKNIRFIFNNHYKSLVVFASTFLLDIQECEDVVQNVFLQLWESKLVFPNEMALKSYLYTTVKNKCLNKIKHEKVKKAYQFHNKEQKEDHVFINENMIVQESASILHKAISILSPRKKQIIELALKGSSNVTIAERLGIKLETVKSLKTKAYKSLKTYLEKTI, from the coding sequence ATAGACTCTAGAAAAAATATTAGATTTATTTTTAATAATCACTATAAATCGTTGGTTGTATTTGCCAGTACATTCTTGTTAGATATTCAAGAGTGTGAAGATGTCGTTCAAAATGTGTTTTTACAATTATGGGAATCCAAATTAGTTTTTCCAAATGAGATGGCTTTAAAATCGTATCTATATACTACTGTAAAAAACAAATGTCTCAATAAAATAAAGCACGAAAAGGTTAAAAAAGCCTATCAATTTCATAATAAAGAACAAAAGGAAGATCATGTTTTTATTAATGAAAATATGATTGTACAAGAAAGTGCCAGTATACTTCATAAGGCTATTTCTATTTTAAGTCCGCGTAAAAAACAAATCATAGAATTAGCTTTAAAAGGATCATCTAATGTAACCATAGCAGAAAGATTAGGGATTAAATTAGAGACAGTAAAATCACTAAAAACAAAAGCTTATAAGTCACTAAAAACTTATTTAGAGAAAACAATTTAA
- the dut gene encoding dUTP diphosphatase: MQIKIINKSNHALPNYETIASAGMDLRANILESITLKPLERTIVKTGLFIELPIGFEAQVRPRSGLAAKKGITVLNAPGTVDADYRGEIGVILVNLSNEDFTIENGERVAQLVIAKHERAEWIDVEELSETSRGEGGFGSTGVK; the protein is encoded by the coding sequence ATGCAAATTAAGATAATAAATAAATCCAATCATGCTTTACCAAATTATGAGACCATAGCATCAGCAGGTATGGATTTAAGAGCAAATATTTTAGAATCCATTACGTTAAAGCCTTTGGAGCGCACAATCGTTAAAACGGGTTTGTTTATTGAACTTCCTATAGGGTTTGAAGCCCAAGTACGCCCACGTAGTGGTTTAGCAGCAAAAAAAGGAATTACCGTTTTAAATGCTCCAGGAACGGTAGATGCCGATTATAGAGGTGAAATAGGTGTGATTTTAGTAAACCTTTCAAATGAGGATTTTACTATTGAAAATGGGGAGCGTGTAGCACAATTAGTGATAGCAAAACATGAACGGGCCGAATGGATAGATGTAGAAGAATTATCTGAAACATCGAGAGGAGAAGGTGGATTTGGAAGTACGGGAGTTAAGTGA